A genomic window from Elaeis guineensis isolate ETL-2024a chromosome 3, EG11, whole genome shotgun sequence includes:
- the LOC105040235 gene encoding transcription factor NIGTH1 → MDSPSDLSLDFKPNSYPMIQKSLGDQTDQTQKIQEFLAHLEEERLKIEAFKRELPLCMQLLNNAVETYRQQLETYQTNQAPRPVLEEFIPLKHTSVDGSEKAPNAPSEKASWMVSAQLWSPANVATRNQQPLSAAPLKETEHAFDVSPKLALDTKQRNGGAFLPFSKEKNKGMGSASRELPELALASSEKAVEEKKSCVEMDGGSIGMRRDNGGKGGGAEQGKSGSNPATEGQPAPQTHRKARRCWSPDLHRRFVNALQILGGSQVATPKQIRELMKVDGLTNDEVKSHLQKYRLHTRRPIPAPQASVAAAPQLVVLGGIWVPPEYATSAAAAGQAIYGAHAAPAHYCPTPVPQELYAAPPLPHHHHHHLHPPLHRSTAAATAASAYKNRLGSPESEVRSGGERSESIAEEEEGEEREEEEEEEDDGEAAAATEGKVEKKALVPLAVKTEEGGGRGGEVALKI, encoded by the exons ATGGATTCGCCATCTGACCTTAGCCTGGATTTCAAACCAAATAGCTATCCAATGATCCAAAAGAGTCTTGGAGATCAAACAGACCAGACCCAAAAGATCCAAGAGTTCCTAGCTCACCTTGAAGAGGAACGGCTTAAGATCGAAGCATTCAAGCGCGAGCTGCCTCTTTGCATGCAACTTCTCAACAATG CCGTGGAGACTTATAGGCAGCAGTTAGAAACATACCAAACGAACCAAGCGCCGAGACCGGTCCTTGAAGAGTTCATTCCTCTCAAGCACACGAGCGTTGATGGCTCGGAGAAGGCACCGAATGCGCCTTCCGAGAAGGCAAGCTGGATGGTCTCGGCGCAGCTCTGGAGCCCGGCCAACGTTGCAACCAGGAACCAGCAGCCACTAAGTGCAGCCCCGCTAAAAGAGACCGAGCATGCATTCGACGTGAGCCCCAAGCTGGCCCTGGATACCAAGCAAAGGAACGGCGGCGCTTTCCTCCCTTTCTCTAAAGAGAAGAACAAAGGCATGGGTTCAGCTTCGCGGGAACTCCCAGAGCTGGCACTCGCTTCCTCGGAGAAAGCAGTCGAGGAGAAGAAGTCGTGTGTGGAGATGGATGGTGGAAGTATCGGCATGAGGAGAGATAATGGTGGTAAAGGTGGAGGAGCGGAACAAGGGAAGAGTGGAAGCAATCCGGCCACTGAGGGGCAGCCGGCGCCCCAAACTCATCGGAAGGCCAGGAGGTGCTGGTCGCCGGACTTGCACCGCCGCTTCGTCAATGCTCTTCAAATATTAGGCGGCTCTCAAG TTGCCACCCCGAAGCAGATAAGAGAGCTGATGAAGGTTGATGGACTGACAAATGATGAGGTTAAAAGCCATCTTCag AAATATCGGCTACACACGCGGAGACCGATCCCAGCACCGCAGGCATCAGTGGCGGCGGCGCCACAGCTGGTGGTGCTCGGCGGCATCTGGGTCCCACCCGAGTACGCTACGTCGGCCGCCGCTGCTGGTCAGGCCATCTACGGGGCCCACGCGGCTCCGGCCCACTACTGCCCGACGCCCGTTCCCCAGGAGTTGTACGCGGCACCACCACTGccgcaccaccaccaccaccacctccaccCCCCTCTCCACAGAAGCACTGCCGCCGCCACGGCGGCCTCTGCCTACAAGAACAGGCTGGGATCTCCGGAGTCGGAGGTGAGGAGCGGCGGCGAGCGGTCGGAGAGCATcgcggaggaggaggaaggggaggagcgggaggaggaggaggaggaagaggatgacGGGGAGGCGGCGGCGGCGACGGAAGGGAAGGTGGAGAAGAAGGCTTTGGTGCCGCTGGCTGTGAAGACGGAGGAGGGTGGTGGCCGCGGCGGCGAGGTCGCCCTCAAAATCTAG